The Anopheles moucheti chromosome 3, idAnoMoucSN_F20_07, whole genome shotgun sequence genome contains the following window.
TCCTCATCGGCCATCGAGAAGATGTTCGTTATTCTGTTGCGTGGCGCCCGCAGTTCCACCAGCGCCTCCGTCACGATGAACGTTTCGATCAGGTTATCGGACACGTCCAGCGAACGGAGCGACTCGTTCAGCTGCTTGTAGTTGTGCAGTTCGAAGCTGGCGAACGAATTGTTGGCAATGCTAAGCTGCCTTATGGCAGCATTTTTCCGGAACAAATCCGTCTCCAATTCGTGCAGCTGATTATGCTGCAGGGAAAGATGCTGAAGGTTCGGTTGATTAATGAACGTATCCCTGTCCAGGGTGTGTACGCCCACCGCATCGAGGCTGACGGACTCGAGGTTGACCAAACCGGCAAACACGCCCGTTGGGAGCTGTGTCAGCAGGTTGTGACCCAGATCTAGCACCTTCAGATTTTCCAACTCCCCAAACGCGCCGTCCGGAATCGAGTAGATCCAGTTGTTCCTCAAGTTGAGCACCTGCAGGGTGGGGAATTTAAGAAACTCTCCTGCCCTCAGCTCTTCTATCCGGTTACCCTCCAGATAGAGCTCCTGCAGGGAGTTCTCGGGTGTGAACAGGTCCGGGTTGAAGTCGGTGAGTTGATTTAACGACAAATCCAATACCGTCAGCATGCGAGCGGTGCGGAACAACCCTTTCGGCAGTTGAGTTAGTTCGTTTCCGCGCAAAACTACCACCAGCGGGTACATTGAGCCAAACAGCCGATACGCTTCCGGGTCAATCTCCGCGATAGAGCACCGTTCCAGGCTGAGGAATCGCAACGTCTTCGACCGTGGTAGAAGATCCTTACCGAGCCGCTCCAACCGTATCTCGTTCAGCGCCACACTTTGCAGGTCAAAGTTACGGTGCAGCGTTTGCTCATTAACGTTAGCGATCGGGTTATAGGACAGGCTGAGTTCCAGCAGCGACGGTAGGCTTTGGAACAGTGTGGGCGCTACTGCCTCCAGCTCGTTGTTTTCTAGCGAAAGTGTCTTGAGGGCAGCGAGCGTTGCGAACACACCGTCCGGTAAGCTTTTAAGCTCGTTTTCGTTGAGATGCAGCTCCTGCAGCAGTGATGCACCTTGGAATGTATCGGCTTCAATGTATTTGATTACATTGTGCGACACATTTAGCACGCTGAGCTTGGGCAAGCCGACGAAACTTTCATTCGTCAACCGGGGCAAAGCGTTGtgggccagcagcagcacttcTATGTTTGGCGTACCCTCGAACGTATCCCCCTCGAGCTTCGGCAGCCTGTTTCCCTCCAGATCTAACCGGCTCAGATGCTTTAAGCCCTTGACAAACTCCATGCCCGTCAGGTGGTTTGCCTTGACGTCGAGCGAACGAAGGCTTTGCTGCTGTCGGGCGAAGGTACGCGCCGGAATCGACGCCAGCTGATTGTGGCCCAGCTGTACCACGCGCAGCATCGGACAGTCCACAAACGCGTCCTCCAACAGCTCGACGATATTGTTCCGCTCCAGGGACAGCTCCTCCAGCACGGGCAGTTCCGCGAAAAACTTCCCCGGCAGCGTCTCGATAAAGTTGCCAGCAAGCCGTATCTGTTTCACCTCGAGATTCTCGAGAAACAGCTCCTCGGGGACGGTTTTTATTCTGTTGCCGCTTGCGGCAAACACCCGCAAATGTGTGAGCCCCGCCAGCAGCTCCACCGGCAACGTCTCCAGGTAGTTACCGTCCAGCTCTATCGCCGTCGTGTTGACCGCGTCGTGAAACGTATCGGGCGCGATGCCGGTAAGGCGATTATCATTCAGCCAGATGGCATCAAGATTTTCCAGCACGGTAAGCATGGTCCGGTCGAAGTACACGAGATTATTATTTCGCAGATCTAGCGCGAACGGTGCGATCGAggggaacagcagcagctggaaaTCTTCGATGCGGTTCCAGCGCAGATATAGTTCCTCCAGCTGGCTTAGGTTCCGCAGCAATAGTGGCGAAATGAAGGTGAGCGAATTGTTGTTAAGATTCAGCGCCCGCAGCCGGCCAGTGTTGGCGAATAAATTCTCGTGCACCTCCTCCAACCGGTTGCCATCCAGCTGGATCGTGTCTACCACGCTCAGCGTGTCGAACACCGTTGGAGGCAAACTTTCGAGAGCGTTGTTCGACAGGTCGAGTGTAGTGAGTCGTGGGCAGTGCTGGAACACGGTTGCATCTAGCGTTCGCACACGGTTCTTGGCGAGTACTAAGGTAGTTAGCTGTGGAAGATCACGGAACCATTCCGGTGCAACGGCAGCAAGTCCGATACCGGTGAGGTTTAGCGTCACCAGCTCGTGCAAACCTCGAAAGATCGCTTTCGGCAGTACCTCCAACGGATTATCGGCAATCGTAATCGCCTCGATGTGCGCCAAACCTTGAAACGCGTCCTCGTCCAGTATGCGCGTTCGTGTTCCGTCCAGACGGAGGGTTGTAATATTCGGCAGCGGTGCAAACACCGACCCCGGGACGTATTCCAGCACACTGTTCGCAAATGTAACCGCGACACGGGACACACCATCATACCCACCCATCGTCAGTTGATACGCGGGCAGCTGACTCCGGTCAAGGATGCGCACCGAAGCATCGGCAAAGGTGCAGTCCGGTGCGTTGTAGATGCAATTTAATGTCGACCGTACGATGGCACCATCCGATGGCTGAAAGCTACTGGCAAACATAGCCACAGCAACCAGCGCGG
Protein-coding sequences here:
- the LOC128303903 gene encoding protein artichoke-like, with the protein product MGLRGASLLQRTAALVAVAMFASSFQPSDGAIVRSTLNCIYNAPDCTFADASVRILDRSQLPAYQLTMGGYDGVSRVAVTFANSVLEYVPGSVFAPLPNITTLRLDGTRTRILDEDAFQGLAHIEAITIADNPLEVLPKAIFRGLHELVTLNLTGIGLAAVAPEWFRDLPQLTTLVLAKNRVRTLDATVFQHCPRLTTLDLSNNALESLPPTVFDTLSVVDTIQLDGNRLEEVHENLFANTGRLRALNLNNNSLTFISPLLLRNLSQLEELYLRWNRIEDFQLLLFPSIAPFALDLRNNNLVYFDRTMLTVLENLDAIWLNDNRLTGIAPDTFHDAVNTTAIELDGNYLETLPVELLAGLTHLRVFAASGNRIKTVPEELFLENLEVKQIRLAGNFIETLPGKFFAELPVLEELSLERNNIVELLEDAFVDCPMLRVVQLGHNQLASIPARTFARQQQSLRSLDVKANHLTGMEFVKGLKHLSRLDLEGNRLPKLEGDTFEGTPNIEVLLLAHNALPRLTNESFVGLPKLSVLNVSHNVIKYIEADTFQGASLLQELHLNENELKSLPDGVFATLAALKTLSLENNELEAVAPTLFQSLPSLLELSLSYNPIANVNEQTLHRNFDLQSVALNEIRLERLGKDLLPRSKTLRFLSLERCSIAEIDPEAYRLFGSMYPLVVVLRGNELTQLPKGLFRTARMLTVLDLSLNQLTDFNPDLFTPENSLQELYLEGNRIEELRAGEFLKFPTLQVLNLRNNWIYSIPDGAFGELENLKVLDLGHNLLTQLPTGVFAGLVNLESVSLDAVGVHTLDRDTFINQPNLQHLSLQHNQLHELETDLFRKNAAIRQLSIANNSFASFELHNYKQLNESLRSLDVSDNLIETFIVTEALVELRAPRNRITNIFSMADEEPTLVNIDLSANQLASIEYMGNFKHLESLDVSNNPLEELDFTHLGAFFNLTHFNASSLSVPSMELQTHGMLLPTLTSLDLSNNGIGAVSAEFLNSFPRLTKLYLQDNPLHGLNYSFFFETLPSLTLLGLDP